The following proteins are encoded in a genomic region of Phalacrocorax carbo chromosome 2, bPhaCar2.1, whole genome shotgun sequence:
- the DPH3 gene encoding diphthamide biosynthesis protein 3, giving the protein MRPCVPYLFPPLAGAMSVFHDEVEIEDFEYDEETETYSYPCPCGDRFLITRGDLENGEDVATCPSCSLILRVIYDQEQFMRDEVVAEPLANKELIKC; this is encoded by the exons CGTATCTGTTTCCGCCGCTCGCCGGCGCCATGTCGGTTTTCCACGATGAGGTGGAGATTGAGGACTTCGAGTACGACGAGGAGACCGAGACTTACAGCTACCCCTGCCCTTGCGGAGACCGCTTCCTCATCACGCGG GGGGACCTGGAGAATGGCGAGGACGTGGCCACCTGCCCTAGCTGCTCTCTCATCCTGCGCGTCATTTACGACCAG GAACAGTTCATGCGTGATGAAGTTGTTGCTGAACCTTTGGCAAACAAGGAATTGATTAAGTGCTGA